The following coding sequences lie in one Planctomicrobium piriforme genomic window:
- a CDS encoding metallophosphoesterase: MKELSRRDLLKASAAGLAGSPLLGHLNRAAAAEVDPNADAVLVDGEAAAIQPGSFTIAVLPDTQNYSEKFPEIFKAQTQWIVDQQAARNIACVLHLGDITNHSQTFEWENAVAALSLLDGKVPYCFVPGNHDYSTQGKCEDRSTRLNEFLPVSQYQSWPTFGGVYDREPDRMENSFHRFEAGGRKWLVVALEFGPRRDVIRWANQVVTKHPDHQAILITHAYMYYDDTRYDWQKFGKDQTWNPHDYGVAKATGDNVCDGEELWNSLVSKHENFALTLNGHVLKDGLGRLTSTTPGGRNVHQMLVNFQMRPKGGDGWLRLLEFRPDNTLQVSDYSPTRKQRNESPQNQFLLKLGSDRS; encoded by the coding sequence GTGAAAGAACTTTCTCGACGCGATCTCTTGAAGGCCAGCGCCGCCGGACTCGCAGGGTCGCCGCTCCTCGGGCATCTGAATCGGGCCGCTGCCGCGGAAGTTGATCCGAATGCCGATGCCGTGCTGGTGGATGGCGAGGCGGCGGCGATTCAGCCGGGTTCGTTCACCATCGCCGTTTTGCCGGACACGCAGAACTACAGCGAGAAGTTCCCCGAGATCTTCAAAGCCCAGACGCAGTGGATCGTCGATCAACAGGCGGCTCGCAATATCGCCTGCGTGCTGCACCTGGGGGACATCACCAATCACAGCCAGACGTTCGAATGGGAAAACGCCGTCGCCGCACTGAGCCTGCTGGACGGCAAGGTGCCCTACTGCTTTGTGCCAGGCAACCACGATTACAGCACGCAGGGGAAATGCGAAGACCGCAGCACACGGCTCAATGAGTTTCTGCCGGTCTCGCAGTACCAGAGCTGGCCGACGTTCGGCGGCGTTTACGACCGCGAACCGGATCGTATGGAGAACAGCTTCCACCGTTTCGAGGCAGGCGGCAGGAAGTGGCTGGTCGTCGCTCTCGAATTCGGGCCGCGGCGCGACGTCATCCGCTGGGCGAACCAGGTCGTCACCAAACATCCCGACCATCAGGCGATCCTGATCACCCATGCCTACATGTACTACGACGACACCCGCTACGACTGGCAGAAGTTCGGGAAGGACCAGACCTGGAATCCGCACGACTACGGCGTCGCCAAGGCGACCGGCGACAACGTCTGCGATGGCGAAGAGCTATGGAACAGCCTGGTGAGCAAGCACGAAAACTTCGCTCTGACGCTCAACGGTCATGTCCTCAAAGACGGCCTGGGCCGGCTCACCTCGACCACGCCGGGCGGTCGCAATGTGCACCAGATGCTGGTGAACTTTCAGATGCGTCCCAAAGGGGGCGACGGCTGGCTGCGGCTGTTGGAATTCCGCCCTGACAACACCCTGCAGGTGTCCGATTACTCACCGACCCGCAAGCAGAGAAACGAATCGCCGCAGAATCA